A genomic segment from Synechococcales cyanobacterium T60_A2020_003 encodes:
- a CDS encoding methionine--tRNA ligase: protein MNSSHSNPATFSITTPLYYVNDLPHIGSAYTTMAADAIARYYRLRGRSVLMITGTDEHGQKIQRTAEALGRDPQEHCDLVSDGFKALWEKLNIQYDRFSRTTAPKHEAIVREFFQRVWDAGDIYLGQQKGWYCVSCEEFKEERDLLEDKHCPIHTNRKVEWRDEENYFFRLSKYQDKLMALYASQPNFIQPETRRNEVLSFVERGLQDFSISRVNLDWGFPVPTDPTHTLYVWFDALLGYVTALLEPDEEPTLGNATAKWWPINIHLIGKDILRFHAVYWPAMLMSAGLPMPGFVFGHGFLTKDGHKMGKSLGNTIDPVQLVDQYGADSVRYYFLKGIEFGKDGDFNEERFVELLNADLAKNLGNLLNRTLKIAHKYCDGNVPDVSTADFDDDHVLKSKGLLLPKDVNHAYETLAFSQACEVILELTRAGNKFIDQEAPWSMFKDGKELDAQRVIYSILESVRLAAYWLSPIVPTLSTAIYHQLGFDIDFDPVTSSHASLEGHDRWGCLAALQPLRDPKPVFRQLELPSSSVG from the coding sequence ATGAATTCCAGTCATTCAAATCCAGCCACATTTTCCATTACCACACCGCTTTATTACGTAAACGATTTACCACACATTGGTAGCGCTTACACCACGATGGCTGCCGATGCGATCGCCCGTTACTACCGTCTTCGTGGACGGTCTGTACTGATGATTACGGGCACAGACGAACATGGGCAAAAAATTCAGCGCACTGCCGAAGCCCTTGGGCGCGATCCTCAAGAGCATTGTGACCTCGTTTCCGATGGCTTTAAAGCCCTTTGGGAAAAACTCAACATTCAATACGATCGCTTCAGCCGGACAACAGCACCCAAACACGAAGCGATCGTGCGCGAATTTTTTCAGCGGGTTTGGGATGCCGGAGATATTTACTTAGGGCAGCAAAAGGGCTGGTACTGCGTGTCCTGTGAAGAGTTCAAGGAAGAACGTGATCTCCTGGAAGACAAGCATTGTCCCATCCATACAAACCGCAAAGTAGAGTGGCGCGATGAGGAGAACTACTTTTTCCGGCTTTCCAAGTATCAAGATAAATTGATGGCTCTGTACGCAAGCCAGCCCAACTTTATCCAGCCTGAGACTCGGCGCAATGAAGTCTTGAGCTTTGTAGAACGAGGTCTGCAAGATTTTTCGATCTCGCGGGTAAACTTAGACTGGGGATTTCCAGTTCCCACCGATCCGACCCACACCCTCTACGTTTGGTTCGATGCCCTACTAGGATACGTGACCGCGCTACTAGAACCAGACGAAGAACCCACCCTAGGGAATGCTACCGCAAAGTGGTGGCCGATCAATATCCACTTGATTGGTAAGGACATTCTCCGATTCCATGCCGTTTACTGGCCGGCCATGCTGATGTCTGCCGGGTTGCCGATGCCTGGATTTGTGTTTGGTCATGGTTTCCTAACCAAAGATGGGCACAAAATGGGCAAAAGCCTAGGAAATACCATTGATCCGGTGCAGCTTGTTGACCAGTACGGTGCAGATTCCGTTCGGTACTACTTCCTGAAGGGAATTGAGTTTGGCAAAGATGGCGACTTCAACGAAGAACGGTTTGTAGAACTCCTCAATGCTGACCTCGCCAAAAACCTTGGAAACTTGCTCAACCGGACGCTAAAAATCGCTCATAAGTATTGCGATGGGAACGTTCCGGATGTTTCTACTGCCGATTTTGATGATGACCACGTCTTGAAATCTAAAGGACTTTTGTTGCCCAAAGACGTCAACCATGCCTACGAAACGTTAGCCTTTAGTCAGGCATGTGAGGTTATTTTGGAACTAACGCGAGCAGGGAATAAGTTTATTGACCAAGAAGCCCCGTGGTCGATGTTTAAGGATGGCAAGGAGTTGGACGCACAGCGGGTAATCTACAGCATTTTGGAATCAGTTCGCCTTGCCGCCTATTGGCTGTCTCCAATTGTGCCGACCTTGAGTACAGCAATCTATCATCAGCTCGGTTTTGATATTGATTTCGACCCGGTTACGAGTAGCCATGCTTCCCTTGAAGGCCATGATCGCTGGGGATGTTTAGCAGCCCTCCAACCTCTCCGAGATCCTAAGCCTGTGTTTCGTCAACTTGAACTACCCTCCTCGTCGGTAGGTTGA
- a CDS encoding NYN domain-containing protein, which yields MYNHIEKDVVFTPEQVLENRGRVAIFIDGSNLFYAALQLGIEIDYTKLLCRLTAGSRLLRSFFYTGVDRTNEKQQGFLLWMRRNGYRVISKDLVQLPDGSKKANLDVEIAVDMMALVGSYDTAVLVSGDGDLAYAVDAVSYRGVRVEVVSLRSMTSDNLINVADRYIDLDSIKEDIQKTPRQNYTYRPLSGIGLIDDQPEH from the coding sequence ATGTACAATCACATAGAAAAGGACGTTGTCTTTACGCCAGAGCAGGTTCTAGAGAATAGGGGACGAGTTGCAATTTTTATTGATGGCTCGAATTTGTTTTACGCTGCCTTGCAACTCGGCATTGAAATTGACTACACAAAGCTACTGTGTCGCTTAACGGCGGGTTCTAGGCTACTGCGTTCGTTTTTCTACACTGGTGTCGATCGCACCAATGAGAAACAGCAGGGATTCTTATTGTGGATGCGACGCAATGGCTATCGTGTGATCTCCAAGGATCTCGTGCAACTGCCGGATGGGTCAAAGAAGGCAAATCTAGATGTTGAGATTGCCGTAGACATGATGGCGTTAGTGGGCTCGTATGACACGGCGGTTCTGGTTAGCGGAGATGGCGATCTAGCTTATGCTGTTGATGCCGTGAGCTATCGGGGCGTGCGGGTTGAGGTGGTGAGTTTGCGTTCCATGACGAGCGATAACTTGATTAACGTGGCCGATCGCTACATTGATTTAGACAGCATTAAGGAAGATATTCAGAAAACCCCGCGCCAGAACTACACCTACCGCCCCTTATCTGGTATTGGCCTGATTGACGATCAACCGGAACATTAG
- a CDS encoding PCP reductase family protein, translated as MSDTELSDFIRWTPDAEAMLKRIPFFVRSQARQRVEALARRSGAEIITAEFVEKVRTEIGQ; from the coding sequence ATGTCAGATACTGAACTATCCGATTTCATTCGCTGGACACCGGATGCCGAAGCAATGCTTAAACGCATTCCCTTCTTTGTGCGATCGCAAGCTCGCCAACGGGTTGAAGCCTTAGCTCGACGCTCAGGCGCAGAAATTATCACAGCCGAATTTGTGGAAAAAGTCCGCACTGAAATCGGTCAGTGA